Within the Nicotiana tabacum cultivar K326 chromosome 11, ASM71507v2, whole genome shotgun sequence genome, the region GCGCACCTGGAAAAAAGATGTAAATCAGATCACACACTAGCATGAATCTCAAGATAAAAGGATGAACCACTAAGGAGATTACCTGTCCACCACTCCTACCACGGCCCCATTGCCTACCTTCTTGAAATCCCCAGTCAAAATCCACACGAATAGGGCGATCATCAAGAATTGTCCCACTGATATATTTGACAGAATCTTCAGTGTCGTCCCTAGAGTAGAACCTGAAAATATTTTTACAGTTATTACAGATGCAAAATGATATTCTCCTTGccttcttttgttttcttctttggcTTCTTTCCCTTTAACGGGAAAAGGGCTGAATGGGAGATAAACCCAAAGGTATACATGTAAAAAACTATAATGTACACCTAATACCATCTTGGTGTTTATAAATAGAATTTACTTCAACTACCAAAAAAATTATGAGCAAATAGGTTTTTGCTTATAACTGCAGAAACAGTGACAGCACTAAAGAGAAAAGCTCGTGATATTCCCTAATGGCAATTTTTTACTGTGGCATAAATATATACTACTTATTCATCTGACATCATTTCAACAATTTCTCTCCTTTTGCagttaaatattatttgaactcctTGCCATCAAACCTCATATAATAATTCATTCAAACATTGTTCTTAAACTTTGTCAATGTCAACCCAAGTCAATTAAAATGGCACAAAGGGAGTACGTCAGCAACAATCCTATTGCAAAAGAAATGTGTACAAATAAGTGGCAAAATTTGACATACTTGGAACAGGGCAACAAGACAGAGAATGCAAAGAAGCAGATTTACTTCCCTTATACAAATGCAACAACCACCCAGGCATCCCAAAGAAATACAACCTAAACAAATACCATAACCTCTAAAAGTTTTCTTGAAACATTGGTAAAAATGTTCTGCAAGGCATCAAAGAACTATATAGTAGCTTCTGGACAGATATTGTTGCAGGAAGTTGCAACCACATATTTAGTACATTGGGTTTTTAAAGCAAGAACCTGGATCTACTTTCACGTTACGAAATGTTAATTTGCATCCGTTTTTGTAAGGAATCTATTAATCTTTCTCTGACTTTCAGGCTACAAACTCTCTTATTTCCTCATTAATGATATCATTAAGAAGGTACCAAGTGAGCGACAACTGAGTGGAACAAGAGATAACATCAAAGATGCACAGCCAAAGTACTCCAACTTTTTGTTGTGAGACCTGTAAGACTAAGACAAAGTAAACCAACCCTGGACttgaaaaaagggagaaaaggaTTAAGACAAAAATAGGAgggaattttccttttcttttctaccaAACAGGAGCGAGATTTCCTTGTCAGTTAAAAGTAGCCGAAACATGGAAAGCTAAGACCCCATTTGACTAAACATTTGTAACATCAATAAGGACTTCAGGATTATGAACAAAATAGCTATACATTTTTTTTATTGGTAACAAAATAACTACGTATCTGGGGATTAGTGTCGAATAACAGTCGCACATATCCTTTTTCTCCCAATAGATGCAATAGAAACAATAAATACTCTCCACTCcactcctctcttttcttttctcctgcaTATCCCTCCCCTTTcggactcttcaaattcaaaaatTCTATGACAAAGTTTGACATTGATCATTATGTCAGAATAAGATAGATAATTGCAATGGGATTGAATCCATAAAAAAGTGGAACTGCAGAAATATTTTCAGATATTTCAATTTTTTGGAAGTCCCTGCTTTTTTCGTACCTAGACTTGTAAAAGATTTAAGTACTTTTACGTTGTTGATAAAAAGTTGTACATTTCCATTCTCTCGCTAACGGTAGCTATACCCTAAATCACTGCTGCCTTGGGCCCTCGTCGCCAGCGACGCAGCCTCACAGGTAAGGTCTCCTCTCACTCTCTCTCCTTCTATCTTCCCTCATCTCTCTATCTCCGGTTCTCTTTCCCCTCTTCTGTGTCTCCctccctttttcttcttttcttttttatcacTTATCTGTCCCTAGGCCATCGCCGGCGACATCCCCATTAGTCTTCCCCCTTCTTCCTCCTTTCTCTCTCTCCCATCTTCTTCCCTTTCTCCCCCTCTCTGTGTACCATCTCCCAACCGCTGGTCCACTATACCCCTTGCTTCTCTCTCTATCTGTTTCTCTATtcctctttctctctttcttgcgGGTGTTGGGTGTTAGGCGAACAGAAATAGGCCCATTTTCTGTCAAAGACCAGCCACGCGCCGGCGCATCCCAGTAAGATTACCAGCGCGTGAGCAGCCTGCTGGTGAACACGGTAGTTGCTGTAGAacgaggtcgaggattagggtagaaggttagggGGTAGCTAGGAGTATTCCTTTATCATACTAGTGGCAGTAGTATTAGTCTTGtagtcattttttcttttttttcttttttttgtctttCCTATTCGTAGAGCTATATTCCTACCTGTTATTTCATTTGCTTTAGTTATTTTACTATATCGATGCTGTTACTGCTTATTGTTACTGCTCCTTTTCATTTtgtccttgagccgagggtcttcggaaacagcctctctacctccacGAGGTAGGGATAAagcctgcgtacacactaccctccccagaccccaattgtgagattatactaggtatgttattgttgtttcaATCTTTTTGGCTTTTTTCCTTTTAAGATATCCTAGGTCTTTCTTCAAAAGATCCAAATCTTTTTCCATAGTGCTGACTTCCCTAGAACtctgcctaataccttctctacTCTCAATAGCTAACTCCATACTTATCCAGCAGTATTAACCAAAGCCTTGATATTATAATCTTGCCTCCATCCTTTTGTTTCACAAGCCCTAAGAACATTAGACATTCGAATTATACAGCTCAATGCAATGTGCTCTTCCAATCGTACTGCTTCTttttaatttagcttttcctCGTACATCTAGACCCATCGTTCCCTCTCAAGCCACCTTCATATCATCCTATCTTAACACAAATTTAATAGCACCTCTCAGCTTGAACCCTATATGTTGAAACGTCTACTCGTACAGTGTCTATTCGGCAGACATCAGTCTTGAATTATGCCTATGTCATTGGCCTTAAACTAACACAGTGAACTTCgcacaaaaaaagaaaaacaaaaaatatatatattgacCCCTTGCCTCTACCATGTATCTTGACCTTCGTTGGAAAACCTAGGCCTTCTTTGACTGCATCAAATGGAAGTCAGACTTAGTAAATGACACATAATATGCTAAGGTAACTATAGAGAGCGTATCAAATTACATTAACCACTACACTGAATCAGATCAAATGGGTACATTCGACTGATCGGATCAAATTATTGTGGTATTAAGCATCTTTAATAATCTTCAGAGTACTTATTAAGTAGAGATGGAGCACATGATTCTAAAAAACTAGAAGGAACTGGTTAAAGCTGAAGCATGAGTACCATAATTGGAGAAGAAATTATACAGTTTAAAGTTAACAACacaaaatggaagaaatgggAGACTGAAAGCAAGGTTCAGGCCATACATTACAAAGCAGAACCCGCAAGGAGTTTTGCAATTCTTATCCAATCCCATAACTATCTTTTTAATCTCTCCAGCACGAGAGAACAGCTCATATACTTGCTCCTCTGTTGTGTAAAAGGACATGTTCCCCACATAAACAGTTGTCGCCTTTAGCAAAGCATCTTCAAATTCTTCTTGTGTTCCTGGAAACCTTCTATCCCTATATGCTGAAATCTTGGCTAAATCCTAAGAGAAAGAAACAGCAGAGAAGGCGGCGCAGACCCACCCACCCCCGGCATTAGCACAATCCACCGAAAACACAACCTAAGAACATTATATCACTGGACAAATTGTTTATTGAACAAACACCCCAGGTATACAGCACACTGGAAAAGCCAAAGAACACTGGCGTTCATATTACCTTGAACAGAGAAGCCATTACGTTTTGCTCCCAACGACATCCAAGGGCAGCTCTAGGgtatcaagaagaagaagaaacaaaatgcGTTAAGCAAAGCAAATAAATTAAGAGGGGTTAGATAGCCGCTTAGACCCCTTAAGTTTGAATACTGACACTTCGATGCCCATCTTCATcttgtttccttttctttctttttgctttttgtaCATTTAAAATGTTTCATTATTATAGGGTCAAAATAGGTACACGGTACACCTAGATTATGTGAGTTCGCTTGTTTTTCCTTGGCCAAATACATAGACAACCCATTAAACTTTGgtctaattttttattttggcactttAATTTAGCCTTGTTCCATTTTGGTCTTCCAATTCTATTTCTTTTATTCCACTTTGATAAAAGCTGACTAGATTCCATGTGTGATTTGTCTCACCCTTGTTGCCTCACCCTTGTaggctctagagctgaagtttttattttataactggcgaacttcaactctagagctgaagtttttgtctttgTAACTGGGAAATTTCAGCTATAGagatgaagttatttagttcattgtATGTTTTTTTTTCAATCCGCTAGGCAAACGCCTAGGGTTAGTTTTATTTATAACATGATAAACGACAAAATACAATGTCAAGATATCCTACGTAATGAACGAAATAGAGTTTGAATTTAACAAATATCCTATTATCAAAATTGAGTGTTGCACTCAACATTGATATAACATTAAAGCTATTAAACTTTGAAATATAAGACTTTATCCAAGTATGTGCCTGTTGTTTTGGGACTGCCGATCCTCCGTGTTCGATCACGCCCCAGCTCCCATTAATCTTTCGTCAAGATGAACATCATAAATGTCTTCTGTGCGCTAACTGCGTCTTCTTTCCTCGCTGCACTCCTTTTGATTCCTTGAGGTGATCAATGGAGACAGCTTTGTGCTTTGTACTCCAAAAGCACGTGAGCTCCATTTACTCTTGGTGAGCAATTCATGTTCGACAGCCTTTGTTCCTTGAGCAGTTCATTGTATGTTTACTACCCCAAATGACACTCTTTTCATATAATTTTTACCTGGATTCTTTTACTGCAATTGTTATGGCCCAGTTCTCAGTTCCTTTCTTTTCAATGGAACGATGACATAATATACAAACCTGAAGTTCATCATCCAGGAGTAAAAGCTAGATAGAAAATAAGCTTCTGGTGCAATATCTCGCCTTCACAAACGGTAGCAGTCAcacaatatcacatgaaaatcattTAAGCATGAGATTTTGTAAGCAAAGTCAACCTATTGCACCTTTTAGCaagcaaaaaaaaaacatattgcACCAGCaaatcatcccatgaactgaagtttcatagcagcaccaatagcagcagcagcagaagaagaagaagaagaagaagaagaagaagaagaagaagaagaagaagaagaagaagaagaagaagaagaagaagaagaagaagaagaagaagaagaagaagaagaagatgaaggaggaggagaaagggggctgaagttatttaaaaagtgggtacaagtttgATCGGCTTTCTTCCTTCAAATTTGTTGATTTTTATTCTATTTCACACtgatcctttcttcttttttttctctccatCATTAATCGCGTAGAGTTTGAATTTGGTCAAAAATAATTCAGTAgagtttcttccttttcttttttagttGGGATAAGTGATTCAGAAGAGTATTTAGTAGTGCGAAAACTGGATTTTTGGTTTATCTTAATTTGAATTGTGGAGAAGCCTTGTAAATCTGACCATCTTACCACCGGTGCCGGAATCTCACGCTATCCAGTAAGTTTTTCAGCGATCTCATACTTTGAATCTCCTTTGTTCCTTTTCATTTTGTTGATTCTCCCGATCCCCGATCTCGTTTTTCTGAGTAAGCTCACTCAGTCCGCCGATCTGGTTCACTATCGGAGCTTGAAAATCCTGGTAAGCATTTTATTATCTGGGTTTTGCTCAAAACCGAATTTTGGCATCTGGGTTTGGCTCAAAATCGAATTTCTGTTAACTGGGTTTTGCTCAACATTGAATTTTCTCATCTGGGTTTTGCTCAATCTCGAATTTGTTATCTTGGTTTCGCTCAATAATCGAAATTGTTAGCTGGGTTTTGctcaaaataaaattttggtTTTTGGGTTTTGCTCAAAATCGAATTTTGATATTTGGGTTGCACTCAAAATCAATTTGTTTCTTCAGGTATAGTaccttttttaaaataatttctcacttattttccttttgttctttctagatttgatttattttcagattccgggtttgatttatttttcttgaggGTATAGTTTTGATCCGTTCATTTTGTTGTACTACGGTAGAACTTGGTGAATTTTGTGTAGTTCTTTGCTTTCTCCCCACATTTTCCCTACTACTGTCAGGGCTacaccagtggtagcggtgacTGCCCTCTTTTTGGTCTTTGGGTCATGGTTTTTCGGTGTTTTCAGGGAAATTCTCGAAGTgttggagacaagttgggcgcacgagcactagcaaaggagagcaacctggACGGGCGTCAGCAAAAGGTGGTGGGAAGCGGTGTGTGAGCGTACAACTACATCGAGTATAGCAAATAAACACAAGTTTGGTTCTcaggagttggtacctcccgttctcttttggtgttagctaaattgaTGTTACTTTAGTTCACAATAGTTCAGTTCAATCATTCTACTAATGTACTAGTAGccacttgtttccttctagtttgattcgttgtccgttgtgcactagcgagtcttATTTAGATTGTCGTAGGTATAGTAGCTGCAGTTTGGGATGATAGAttaagggcatgtcctcgggtAGGGCATAGTGTAGGGTCGGGGTTAGGGGGTGGGATGGGAGGTAGGGGAGGTAaagggggcaagggagcctataagttgagaatcgggtcatgggacataggttcactaacgagtaagtctatagagttggcaaagatccttcagaagaggaagattaatatagcatgtgtccaggagactaggtgggttggatcgagggcgaaaaatgcggatgggtataagttgtggtactctggagtccggggaggtaagaatggagtgggtatcctggtagatagtcatcttagagagtcggtggtagaggttaggcgggtgaatgatagactaatgactattaaattgGTGGTGGGTGAGTGTACTTTAAATGTCATTAGTACGTACGCGCCGCAAGCGGGCTTGAATGAGGAGATTAAAAggcgcttttgggaggggttggatgacgTCGTTCGTAGTATTCCGCCTtccgagaggttattcataggaggagatttcaatggtcatattgggtcgtcggcaggtggttatactgaggtgcatggcggctttggttttGGGGAGTGGAACGAAGGGGGAACttcgctgttggactttgccaaggcatTCGATCTAGTGATTGCGAACTCATGTTTTCCGCAGCGGGAGGAGCacttggttacttaccaaagttcggtggcgaagactcagattgactatctcatcctcaggagatgcgatagaaggttgtgcgaggattgcaaagttatcccAGGAGAGACCCTTGcgacgcagcataggcttttggtgatggacattagTATTAGGATAAAGAGGAAGAAGATGTCAATACGAGGATGctcgaggattaggtggggcgctttgactaaggataaagctcaggatttggaaggaaggttatcggcaatgggagcttggagaagtagtatGCAAACACTATATGGTCGACGACGGCGAACTGTATAAGGAAGGCggtgagagaggtgttagggatatcttcgggccgcaccggtggccacaaaggagactggtggtggaatgtagttgtccaaggtaaagtggaagcaaagaaggtaGCTTACCTATGGTTAATAGGGAGCACTaatgaggaggagaagagagcgaacaatgagaggtataaggtagctaggaaggaggcgaagatggcagtgacagaggctaagacgacagcttttgctcgtctgtatgaggaactaaggaacaaaggcggagagaagaagttattctgaatcgctaaggtgagagagaggacgactcgggatctggaccaagtgaggtgcataaaagatgatgacggcaaagttttgatggggggTGACCaaattaagaggagatggcagacctactttcataaactcctaaatgaagaaggggatcaagaTATTTtactaggtgaattgaggaatgTCAGCAGTACCCATAAATTAAGTTATTGTAAGGATATTGAGGTtgatgaggtcatggaggcaatgcgtaagatgagaaggggcagagctaccgggccaaatgaaattccggttgaactttggaggtgtgtgggaaGAGCAGGTTTGGAATGGCTTATTGGAttgtttaatgttatattcaagactaataggatgcctgaagagtggaggtggagtacaatggttccgttgtacaaaaacaaaggcgatatccagagctgtaacaactataggggtatcaaattactgagtcataccatgaaagactgggagagagtggtagaaatgagagtgcgaaagacagtgtctatttcagacaaccagtttgggttcatgccggggcgatctaccacagaagctatccaccttattaggaggatggtggaacaatacagggataagaagaaggatctccacatggtgtttattgatctagagaaagcgtacgacagagTTCCTatggaggtcttatggagctgcttagaggttAAAGGGTCCCGACggcctacattagggtgattaaagacctgtatgatggagctaagactcgggttaggacaatAGGAGGCGACTCCGAGCACTTTTCGGTTGTTACGGGGTTACACCAAGGGTCTgtgttcagccctttcctatttttcctggtgatggatgcactaactcatcatattcaaggagatgtgccatggtgcatgctatttgctgatgacatagttctaattgatgagacacgaggcggcgtcaacgagaggctagaggtttggagacaagcccttgagtctaaaggctTCAGGtagagcaggacgaagacggaatacctcgagtgcaaatttggggccaAGCCGACGGAAACGGGAGTgaaagtgaggcttgactctcaagtcattcctaagaggagtagtttcaagtaccttgggtcagttattcaggggatcggggagatcgacgaggatgtcacacaccgtataggggtggggtggatgaagtggaggttatcGTCGGGAGTCCAGTGTCaacgttactaaaaggtaagttttatagagcagtggttaggcctgccatgttgtatgggaccgagtgttggccggttaataACTCACACATCCATAAGATGAAAGtagtagagatgaggatgttgaggtggatgtgcaggCATACAAGGAtgaataagattaggaatgaagatattcgagagaaggtgggcgtggcccccatagaggataagatgcgggaagcaagactcagatggttcgggcacattcagaggaggagtattgaggcaccggtgaggaggtgtgaacgactggctgtggtgggcacgaggagaggtagagggagacctaagaagtattggggagaggtgatcaggcaggacatgacgcgacttaggattactgaggacatggcccttgacagggaattgtaGAGGTcaagcattaaggttgtaggctaGGGGGAAGTTGTGAGTATttctacagcgcactagagtgagactagccagttaggagttagtcttaggatgccactggtcagctactgatgcagggctttatctgctggatattattatatcttccatCTTTTTTGTACtttctatatttcttatattgctgGTATTTTTATGTTATGctatattattttatgttattttattatgagtctattgatagtactaatatatcgtctcttgtcgctgtgttgagccgagggtctcctggaaacaggctctctgcccctcggggtaggggtaaagtctgagtacatattaccctccccagaccccacttgtgggattatactagattgttgttgttgttgttgttgggtataggttaaatgggggcgaccaaataggacgccccgtgcaatttttacgtcTCTCTTCATGTAATAAATGGGTAGGCTAATTTATGCGAAACCAAAGAATGAAcaactttaaacttttcaattagagaaataaaaatagctttttattttatttccatcacttttttaataactttaatgataaaaatatttgttaaagtaaaaaaaaaaaaaactgtccAATCCTTGCTTAGTTCCaatttagaaaagaaaagagattaATAGGACTAAACTCTCTTATTCAGTTAGACAAGCGCTTTCGTCTTGCCTACTATCATATCTACACTTTAACATAATGTTGATAAGATGATAATGCAAATTCCAATAAAATaaattgttttacaaaactatctcttattaattttaaaatggaCCAAGAAAATCTCTGAGAAAATTAATGCTTAATcctaaaacaaaaagaaaaagtaatttAACAAATTTAACACATAATTCATGAGTGTAAGTTTATACTCACCTCATGGTAGTGTTCGCGGTTTGATTTGAATcattcttttataataaaaaaaattcaaatgaaacCATCAATTTTTTAATAGAAGAAAATGAATAATTTGgcttttgttgaatttttcatTCGTCTTAATTTTTTTGGATCTTTTCTCTTTATCTCGTCTTCCCACAATGAATGTTCATTATATTAGACTTTTACATTGAGGTGCGATTCAACTAAAAAAATTTATCTTATATTCTATTTCAttgtaaaaaaaaagaatgaaaatacTCATATAGTATAATGAAATGAGGTCAAACGTCTTCTAAATCAAATAGAACAAAATGAGTCGAATTATCAAACAATTCTTGATACACGATAGAACAGATAGATGTGGGGCAAAATTAGGTTGTCACATACTATCTTTATTTTACACTCTTAAAATAAACTGAGGAAATGAAAACTTGTGCCGATTAAAATGAACAATTGAATTGTCACAATGGGATTTCCACCCTAGGCTGTAATGGTGCCTAACGATGTcattaggcaagccaatggtaaATCTCCAACTTAATTATCTATCCTTTTATACTTTTAAAATTAGGAATGACATTAAGTAAATGAAATTAAATTTAGAAACCTTAAAAATATACATTCTTCCTTACCAAAtcacataatataaataacatgaAGCGAAGTGATAATAACATTAGGTACAACCGTGAACATCCactaaaaaatttcaaaacctagtgtcacaagtgcacgagcaatctagtagaatatagaAACTACTAtagctactgtctgaaataaaatagacaaaaataataaacataacaAGAAGAAGACTCTGAGTGTTGCAGATCAAAGCAtggagagcagctcaccactaagtctctggAGTGCGTATGCGCACCCGAATGACCTCCTGAAGTACCTGCCTAAGTActtgcacaattagtgcagaagtatagtatgagtacgtaaatcaacgcgtaaccaataagtatctagtctaacctcgaagaagtagtaacgaggggttgACAACGACACTTACTACTACTAGTGGTTCAATAACTAAAGTATATGAAACTAGATAGGCATGAAACAAAATAAGTATCGATAAAATAAGTAATTTTAACTAACATGATTCTTcaacataataataatatgaGATCCTCAAATACCATATGTTATCTCAAACGAACAAGGAACATCAAGTAAATGTCAAGTCTTAGGTCAAGAAGGAAAGCTCATGTGTATTCTGACTCCAATCGAATATTAGACATGAattctgtcgaggtcgtacgacacaatccataataatagtataCACTACAGATGTCGTACGACCCgattcatagatgcatctatactgtcgAGGTCGTACAGTCCGATCCGTAATGTTATTTCATAGCACTACTGAGGCGTATGACCCGATccacagaaataaagaaatttttcGAACTATCGGTCACATAAACACAACACGATGATAGGAATACAAAGAGAACATATTTTTTACCGACAATCAAATATCTAGCCAAAACTCAAGGTAAAGAGGCTCAATCAACCATAAACACTAATCCAATCACAATTATAAGTATAAGCAATCAAACAAACATGTTTAGTTCAAGTAGTACAATTAATACATAGTGAAGatctaagtctacccagacataaataTGATtttagctacgcatggactcctgttacctcgtacgtacgtagcacccataaCAAGTAGCACACtactatggggataattccctctaaTAAGATTAGGCAAAAGGCTTAACTCGATTCCAAGCCCTCTACTCGACTCTTAAACCTCACG harbors:
- the LOC107772454 gene encoding nuclear cap-binding protein subunit 2-like; the encoded protein is MASLFKDLAKISAYRDRRFPGTQEEFEDALLKATTVYVGNMSFYTTEEQVYELFSRAGEIKKIVMGLDKNCKTPCGFCFVMFYSRDDTEDSVKYISGTILDDRPIRVDFDWGFQEGRQWGRGRSGGQVRDEYRTDYDPGRGGYGKLVQKELEAQRQLVDYGTGSLGAYPPVMPPPHYGRHGGNQGYGGSYRHGRDYHRKRHREDDHHRSDYPKRSYDRESRRTSDHESRPEKNPRFRESGDSDEEDDDDRKRRT